The proteins below are encoded in one region of Belonocnema kinseyi isolate 2016_QV_RU_SX_M_011 chromosome 3, B_treatae_v1, whole genome shotgun sequence:
- the LOC117168879 gene encoding LIM domain kinase 1 isoform X2, with amino-acid sequence MDEVSINDPGGGEGGILTCAGCLNAIDDDEFVQALNQEWHIDCFRCSACDAGLSSWYFEKDGLLFCKDDYWAAYGEACQGCGQVITGPVMLAGDHKFHPECFACASCGAFIGDGESYALVERSKLYCGVCYKRQMQPLNRTANHPFARKPHSIRLVEIPPNTSDSEKQRGIRLTLDTTPSPRSCGGALLRISELNMSSDLVSLHIGDRILEVNGTPVKDQPIESIENLIRYSDSVLQLTIEHDPDAVSRRPTFSNIPSTVITTSSPKTSPDSKERMFKRRDEGYISGTRSRQLRRTKDPAHKERSSSMSRLLDGTSPNNTCDLSRTRSFRVEPKNQRIFRASDLVKGELLGKGFFGQVYKVTHRDTNEVMVLKELYRVDEEAQKNFLKEVAVLRSLHHNNVLRFIGVLYKDKKLHLVTEFIAGGTLRELLHDSNEPLPWEQRTSFAKDIAAGMAYLHSMNIIHRDLNSHNCLVREDKTVVVADFGLARIMQNGSALDKRKYSRHSDGEVRASKKERKKRYTVVGNPYWMAPEMMKGNKYDEKVDIFSFGIVVCEIIGRVQADPDYLPRSSDFGLNKHVFKEKFCSNCPETFYTIAFLCCDLNPDKRPPFEIMEVWLEGLAMHLSVGATLPSDLEFDIRHYTGPSPSSSESTTPETLAPQLKPITEGQVHQERKRGVCNDSTLEREMSPERSTAEGAETITREKYSRQNSQETAGNSGRRGRKFSAEKKESVLVSPDVSGFSGRYLRQHNRSKGNNKHPAEATKENSLENEHDDVKPALEKMKYVGNIDPGTDLSLSKQIGIENKYKINSPLTSQSQDKIKFKTPNASNIVGTYLRQISKSKTPSEKENKTEKENKACRRNNSNLKENDSKKSSADESINSKPTGCYLRRTKISPTKETTRNAFSRDDSNSKDNSEVKRNQKEEIFYEGNKNAASKSSKSCQNFPTKMESHNSFSSPEERDLKNILESRLKAVEIRLKNSSVSVELQRKDSFELDSAVGTMKSDFFSELDLDKLIDVNEISDICHSEKCHSSNRCTSPIESTAL; translated from the exons atggatgaagtttcaataaatg ATCCTGGTGGTGGAGAAGGAGGAATTTTGACTTGTGCTGGTTGTCTAAATGCGATTGACGATGACGAATTTGTTCAAGCTCTCAACCAAGAATGGCATATTGACTGTTTTCG gtgCTCAGCATGCGATGCAGGATTATCGTCCTGGTATTTCGAAAAAGATGGTTTGCTCTTCTGCAAAGATGACTACTGGGCAGCTTATGGAGAAGCCTGCCAAGGTTGTGGTCAGGTCATCACTGGGCCTGTCATGTTGGCAGGTGATCACAAATTTCATCCAGAATGTTTTGCCTGCGCTTCCTGCGGTGCTTTCATAGGCGATGGCGAGAGTTATGCACTCGTCGAAAGATCGAAACTTTACTGTGGAGTTTGCTACAAACGACAAATGCAACCTTTGAATCGAACTGCCAATCATCCTTTTGCAAGGAAGCCTCACAGTATTCGACTGGTAGAAATCCCTCCAAATACGAGTGATTCCGAAAAACAAAGAGGCATAAGACTAACATTGGACACAACACCTAGTCCTCGAAGTTGTGGAGGTGCTCTGCTTCGTATCTCCGA gcTCAATATGTCTAGTGATCTTGTGTCTTTACACATTGGAGATCGAATCTTGGAAGTTAATGGCACACCTGTAAAAGATCAACCTATCGAAAGTATAGAAAACCTAATACGATATTCGGACTCAGTTTTGCAg TTAACGATAGAACACGATCCAGATGCAGTTTCTCGAAGacctacattttcaaatattccgtCCACAGTGATAACAACATCGAGTCCTAAAACGAGTCCTGATAGCAAAGAACGAATGTTCAAAAGAAGAgatgaaggttatattagtggGACCAGAAGCAGACAGTTGAGACGAACAAAGGACCCAGCACATAAGGAACGAAGTAGTTCTATGTCGAGATTACTTGATGG AACTTCCCCGAACAACACCTGCGATTTAAGTCGAACGAGATCGTTTCGAGTTGAACCGAAAAACCAAAGGATTTTTCGAGCCAGCGATCTAGTGAAGGGTGAGCTTTTGGGGAAAGGATTTTTTGGCCAAGTGTATAAAGTCACTCATCGAGATACAAACGAAGTCATGGTGCTCAAGGAGTTATATAGAGTCGACGAAGAAgcgcaaaagaattttttgaaagag GTCGCAGTCCTTCGATCCCTACATCACAACAACGTCCTCCGCTTCATCGGCGTCCTCTACAAGGACAAAAAACTGCACCTCGTCACCGAATTCATAGCAGGTGGTACCCTTCGGGAATTGCTTCACGACAGCAATGAACCCTTGCCCTGGGAACAAAGAACCTCCTTCGCAAAAGACATTGCCGCCGGTATGGCTTACTTACATTCCATGAACATCATTCACCGAGATTTAAATTCCCACAATTGTCTCGTGCGTGAAGACAAAACCGTGGTTGTTGCTGATTTCGGTCTCGCGAGAATAATGCAAAATGGAAGTGCCCTCGACAAAAGAAAGTACAGCAGACATTCCGACGGCGAGGTTCGAGCTTCCAAAAAGGAACGCAAGAAACGATACACTGTCGTGGGGAATCCTTATTGGATGGCTCCTGAGATGATGAAGGGGAACAAGTACGATGAGAAGGTCGACATATTCAGCTTCGGGATTGTCGTTTGCGAAATTATTGGACGCGTTCAGGCTGATCCTGACTATCTTCCCAGGTCTTCGGACTTTGGTCTCAACAAGCACGTCTTCAAGGAGAAATTCTGTTCCAACTGTCCGGAAACTTTTTACACCATAGCATTCCTGTGTTGCGATTTAAATCCGGATAAGAGGCCACCTTTCGAAATCATGGAAGTCTGGTTGGAAGGGTTGGCAATGCACTTGTCAGTTGGGGCCACTCTACCTTCCGATCTTGAATTTGATATCAGACATTACACAGGACCAAGTCCTAGTAGCAGTGAGTCTACAACTCCAGAAACTTTAGCTCCTCAGTTAAAACCAATCACCGAAGGTCAAGTTCACCAGGAAAGGAAACGAGGTGTTTGTAATGATAGTACTTTAGAGAGAGAAATGTCTCCAGAACGATCCACAGCAGAAGGAGCAGAAACCATCACAAGGGAAAAGTATTCGCGGCAAAATAGTCAGGAGACTGCAGGAAATTCCGGAAGAAGAGGCAGAAAGTTTTCAGCGGAGAAGAAAGAATCTGTTCTTGTCTCTCCAGATGTTAGTGGATTCAGTGGACGATATTTGAGACAGCACAACAGGTCGAAGGGCAATAATAAACATCCAGCAGAGGCTACCAAAGAAAATTCACTAGAGAACGAGCATGACGATGTCAAGCcagctctcgaaaaaatgaagtACGTGGGTAATATAGACCCTGGAACTGATTTGAGCCTCTCTAAACAAATCGGAAttgaaaataagtataaaattaacagTCCTCTGACATCACAGTCGcaggataaaataaaatttaagactcCAAATGCTAGCAATATTGTCGGCACCTATCTGAGACAGATCAGCAAATCGAAAACCCCATCTGAAAAGGAGAATAAAACCGAGAAAGAAAACAAAGCCTGTCGTCGaaataattcaaacttgaaggaaaatgattctaaaaaaagttCTGCGGATGAGTCTATTAATTCGAAACCGACTGGGTGTTACTTGAGGAGAACCAAAATATCCCCGACGAAGGAAACGACGAGAAATGCCTTCTCAAGGGATGATTCGAATTCGAAAGACAATTCGGAAGTTAAGCGAAATCAGAAGGAGGAAATCTTCTACGAAGGTAACAAAAATGCAGCGTCGAAGAGTTCAAAATCTTGCCAAAATTTCCCAACAAAAATGGAATCCCATAATAGTTTTTCGAGTCCGGAGGAACGGGACTTGAAGAATATTCTCGAAAGTAGACTTAAGGCTGTAGAAattaggttgaaaaattcatctgtctcgGTCGAGTTACAGAGAAAAGATAGTTTTGAATTGGATAGTGCAGTGGGTACAATGAAGAGTGATTTTTTCTCTGAGCTTGATTTAGATAAGTTGATAGATGTCAACGAAATTTCTGATATATGCCACTCTGAGAAGTGTCATTCATCCAATCGGTGTACTTCTCCGATAGAAAGCACCGCTTTGTAG
- the LOC117168879 gene encoding LIM domain kinase 1 isoform X1, translated as MDEVSINDPGGGEGGILTCAGCLNAIDDDEFVQALNQEWHIDCFRCSACDAGLSSWYFEKDGLLFCKDDYWAAYGEACQGCGQVITGPVMLAGDHKFHPECFACASCGAFIGDGESYALVERSKLYCGVCYKRQMQPLNRTANHPFARKPHSIRLVEIPPNTSDSEKQRGIRLTLDTTPSPRSCGGALLRISELMKNVRGKICKLVASVMEVLFRLCCHVSNHRLNMSSDLVSLHIGDRILEVNGTPVKDQPIESIENLIRYSDSVLQLTIEHDPDAVSRRPTFSNIPSTVITTSSPKTSPDSKERMFKRRDEGYISGTRSRQLRRTKDPAHKERSSSMSRLLDGTSPNNTCDLSRTRSFRVEPKNQRIFRASDLVKGELLGKGFFGQVYKVTHRDTNEVMVLKELYRVDEEAQKNFLKEVAVLRSLHHNNVLRFIGVLYKDKKLHLVTEFIAGGTLRELLHDSNEPLPWEQRTSFAKDIAAGMAYLHSMNIIHRDLNSHNCLVREDKTVVVADFGLARIMQNGSALDKRKYSRHSDGEVRASKKERKKRYTVVGNPYWMAPEMMKGNKYDEKVDIFSFGIVVCEIIGRVQADPDYLPRSSDFGLNKHVFKEKFCSNCPETFYTIAFLCCDLNPDKRPPFEIMEVWLEGLAMHLSVGATLPSDLEFDIRHYTGPSPSSSESTTPETLAPQLKPITEGQVHQERKRGVCNDSTLEREMSPERSTAEGAETITREKYSRQNSQETAGNSGRRGRKFSAEKKESVLVSPDVSGFSGRYLRQHNRSKGNNKHPAEATKENSLENEHDDVKPALEKMKYVGNIDPGTDLSLSKQIGIENKYKINSPLTSQSQDKIKFKTPNASNIVGTYLRQISKSKTPSEKENKTEKENKACRRNNSNLKENDSKKSSADESINSKPTGCYLRRTKISPTKETTRNAFSRDDSNSKDNSEVKRNQKEEIFYEGNKNAASKSSKSCQNFPTKMESHNSFSSPEERDLKNILESRLKAVEIRLKNSSVSVELQRKDSFELDSAVGTMKSDFFSELDLDKLIDVNEISDICHSEKCHSSNRCTSPIESTAL; from the exons atggatgaagtttcaataaatg ATCCTGGTGGTGGAGAAGGAGGAATTTTGACTTGTGCTGGTTGTCTAAATGCGATTGACGATGACGAATTTGTTCAAGCTCTCAACCAAGAATGGCATATTGACTGTTTTCG gtgCTCAGCATGCGATGCAGGATTATCGTCCTGGTATTTCGAAAAAGATGGTTTGCTCTTCTGCAAAGATGACTACTGGGCAGCTTATGGAGAAGCCTGCCAAGGTTGTGGTCAGGTCATCACTGGGCCTGTCATGTTGGCAGGTGATCACAAATTTCATCCAGAATGTTTTGCCTGCGCTTCCTGCGGTGCTTTCATAGGCGATGGCGAGAGTTATGCACTCGTCGAAAGATCGAAACTTTACTGTGGAGTTTGCTACAAACGACAAATGCAACCTTTGAATCGAACTGCCAATCATCCTTTTGCAAGGAAGCCTCACAGTATTCGACTGGTAGAAATCCCTCCAAATACGAGTGATTCCGAAAAACAAAGAGGCATAAGACTAACATTGGACACAACACCTAGTCCTCGAAGTTGTGGAGGTGCTCTGCTTCGTATCTCCGA GTTAATGAAAAATGTTCGTGGAAAGATCTGTAAGCTGGTGGCCTCTGTGATGGAGGTTCTATTTAGGCTCTGCTGCCACGTCTCTAATCATAG gcTCAATATGTCTAGTGATCTTGTGTCTTTACACATTGGAGATCGAATCTTGGAAGTTAATGGCACACCTGTAAAAGATCAACCTATCGAAAGTATAGAAAACCTAATACGATATTCGGACTCAGTTTTGCAg TTAACGATAGAACACGATCCAGATGCAGTTTCTCGAAGacctacattttcaaatattccgtCCACAGTGATAACAACATCGAGTCCTAAAACGAGTCCTGATAGCAAAGAACGAATGTTCAAAAGAAGAgatgaaggttatattagtggGACCAGAAGCAGACAGTTGAGACGAACAAAGGACCCAGCACATAAGGAACGAAGTAGTTCTATGTCGAGATTACTTGATGG AACTTCCCCGAACAACACCTGCGATTTAAGTCGAACGAGATCGTTTCGAGTTGAACCGAAAAACCAAAGGATTTTTCGAGCCAGCGATCTAGTGAAGGGTGAGCTTTTGGGGAAAGGATTTTTTGGCCAAGTGTATAAAGTCACTCATCGAGATACAAACGAAGTCATGGTGCTCAAGGAGTTATATAGAGTCGACGAAGAAgcgcaaaagaattttttgaaagag GTCGCAGTCCTTCGATCCCTACATCACAACAACGTCCTCCGCTTCATCGGCGTCCTCTACAAGGACAAAAAACTGCACCTCGTCACCGAATTCATAGCAGGTGGTACCCTTCGGGAATTGCTTCACGACAGCAATGAACCCTTGCCCTGGGAACAAAGAACCTCCTTCGCAAAAGACATTGCCGCCGGTATGGCTTACTTACATTCCATGAACATCATTCACCGAGATTTAAATTCCCACAATTGTCTCGTGCGTGAAGACAAAACCGTGGTTGTTGCTGATTTCGGTCTCGCGAGAATAATGCAAAATGGAAGTGCCCTCGACAAAAGAAAGTACAGCAGACATTCCGACGGCGAGGTTCGAGCTTCCAAAAAGGAACGCAAGAAACGATACACTGTCGTGGGGAATCCTTATTGGATGGCTCCTGAGATGATGAAGGGGAACAAGTACGATGAGAAGGTCGACATATTCAGCTTCGGGATTGTCGTTTGCGAAATTATTGGACGCGTTCAGGCTGATCCTGACTATCTTCCCAGGTCTTCGGACTTTGGTCTCAACAAGCACGTCTTCAAGGAGAAATTCTGTTCCAACTGTCCGGAAACTTTTTACACCATAGCATTCCTGTGTTGCGATTTAAATCCGGATAAGAGGCCACCTTTCGAAATCATGGAAGTCTGGTTGGAAGGGTTGGCAATGCACTTGTCAGTTGGGGCCACTCTACCTTCCGATCTTGAATTTGATATCAGACATTACACAGGACCAAGTCCTAGTAGCAGTGAGTCTACAACTCCAGAAACTTTAGCTCCTCAGTTAAAACCAATCACCGAAGGTCAAGTTCACCAGGAAAGGAAACGAGGTGTTTGTAATGATAGTACTTTAGAGAGAGAAATGTCTCCAGAACGATCCACAGCAGAAGGAGCAGAAACCATCACAAGGGAAAAGTATTCGCGGCAAAATAGTCAGGAGACTGCAGGAAATTCCGGAAGAAGAGGCAGAAAGTTTTCAGCGGAGAAGAAAGAATCTGTTCTTGTCTCTCCAGATGTTAGTGGATTCAGTGGACGATATTTGAGACAGCACAACAGGTCGAAGGGCAATAATAAACATCCAGCAGAGGCTACCAAAGAAAATTCACTAGAGAACGAGCATGACGATGTCAAGCcagctctcgaaaaaatgaagtACGTGGGTAATATAGACCCTGGAACTGATTTGAGCCTCTCTAAACAAATCGGAAttgaaaataagtataaaattaacagTCCTCTGACATCACAGTCGcaggataaaataaaatttaagactcCAAATGCTAGCAATATTGTCGGCACCTATCTGAGACAGATCAGCAAATCGAAAACCCCATCTGAAAAGGAGAATAAAACCGAGAAAGAAAACAAAGCCTGTCGTCGaaataattcaaacttgaaggaaaatgattctaaaaaaagttCTGCGGATGAGTCTATTAATTCGAAACCGACTGGGTGTTACTTGAGGAGAACCAAAATATCCCCGACGAAGGAAACGACGAGAAATGCCTTCTCAAGGGATGATTCGAATTCGAAAGACAATTCGGAAGTTAAGCGAAATCAGAAGGAGGAAATCTTCTACGAAGGTAACAAAAATGCAGCGTCGAAGAGTTCAAAATCTTGCCAAAATTTCCCAACAAAAATGGAATCCCATAATAGTTTTTCGAGTCCGGAGGAACGGGACTTGAAGAATATTCTCGAAAGTAGACTTAAGGCTGTAGAAattaggttgaaaaattcatctgtctcgGTCGAGTTACAGAGAAAAGATAGTTTTGAATTGGATAGTGCAGTGGGTACAATGAAGAGTGATTTTTTCTCTGAGCTTGATTTAGATAAGTTGATAGATGTCAACGAAATTTCTGATATATGCCACTCTGAGAAGTGTCATTCATCCAATCGGTGTACTTCTCCGATAGAAAGCACCGCTTTGTAG